The genomic window CCGACCTCCGACGGCACGGCTTCGACGTCCGGGCCGTCGCCTCGCGATCCGCCGAGACCGCAGCCGCGTTCGCTGCCGAGTTCGACATCCCGAACGTCCACGTAGGGTACGAGGCGCTCGCCGCCGACCCCGAGGTCGACGTCATCTACATCGCGACCCCGCACCCGTTCCACGCCGAGCAGGCGGTGCTGGCGCTCGACGCCGGGAAGCACGTCCTCATCGAGAAGCCCTTCACCCTCAACGCCGCCGAGGCGCAGGCGGTCGTGGCGCTCGCCGCGGAGCGCGGCCTGGTCGTCCTCGAGGCGATGTGGACCCGGTTCCTCCCGCACATGGTCCGGCTCCGCGAGTTGCTCGCCGACGGCGTCATCGGACAGCCGCGTAGCCTCGTCGCCGATCACACCCAGCTGCTCTCGGACGACCCGGAGCACCGCATGAACAACCTCGAGCTGGGCGGCGGTGCGCTGCTCGACCTCGGCGTGTACCCGGTCTCCTTCGCGTCGTCCGTCTTCGGGACCCCGACGACGATCCAGGCCACGGCCGCGCTCCGCGACACGGGGGCGGACATGCAGGTCGCGACCCTCTTCGGCTACGCGGACGGCCAGGTGGCGAACACCCTGTCGGCGAGCAA from Plantibacter flavus includes these protein-coding regions:
- a CDS encoding Gfo/Idh/MocA family protein, with protein sequence MTEQDIDRTGTGTPAAGPSTGLRWGILGPAGVAKSFTADLRRHGFDVRAVASRSAETAAAFAAEFDIPNVHVGYEALAADPEVDVIYIATPHPFHAEQAVLALDAGKHVLIEKPFTLNAAEAQAVVALAAERGLVVLEAMWTRFLPHMVRLRELLADGVIGQPRSLVADHTQLLSDDPEHRMNNLELGGGALLDLGVYPVSFASSVFGTPTTIQATAALRDTGADMQVATLFGYADGQVANTLSASNTVGPNRAAIVGTDGWIEFDRVWYTATTFRVFGTDGEVVETYRSEVDGRGMHFQAWELERLASEGKLSGDIMPLAETVAIMETLDEVRRQIGVRYPGE